The DNA window ACAATGACAAGTAACACACCACCTGTTATATGGAACCCATCTTTCTATAGGGGTGCGACAAGTGGCTGTGATGtcttatgtatatattatatatgttttcATTTTACAGTAGCCTCAACCACAGCACTGCAGTAAATAAAGTATAAAAGCAATAACTGGCATAAAGGAAAAGAAACCAAACAGACTAAGTCTTTATTTATTCAAGGCGTTCTACTTACCTCTCGCAAACTGGTCCCGAGCATACCTTACAGTCCCGATATATACCATATAGACAGAAACCGGGAGCCTACAGGAAGCTGACATATGTTGGTTGGCAAATAAGAGACAACAAACTAGAGAGTATCTGATTGGTTGATAGTTCAGTATGCGGTTGTGTTATTGGACTATGCGAGAACGAGGCTAGGAACGCGGAAGCGCATAGAGGACATAGAGGGGACAGGAACTGAATGTGTCTAGAAGTGAAGCAGAGGGTGGTAGGCTGGTACAGAGTGTCACATATATAACATACTTGTGCTTTGAGCCGGTTCACTAACACTTCAGCATAGACGAAGCAATAACCCTTCGAGGGCTCTCCTTGCTCCTGTCTTCAGTGACAAGAAGCAGAGTGTGGAGCAGCAGATTATGAACCTGCTTATATTGCTGTAGAATAGTACATGGGACAGAGAAGCTGTAGTCACTTCTATATATAGTACAGCTCCTCTGCTGATCAGCatgaatattgtgtgcaggaaatCTCTCTTACATCTGTGTAGACGAGCCAGTATAATAGCAGATGCTGGTAAGTACAGAGGGATCCATTCCTCATGTAGGAGGAATACCATTATGCCAGCCTGGACCATTGACAAATACGGAAACAATGATGTTCTGCGCTTCAATGAGAACGTGTTATTTCCCATCATCCATTATCCAAATGAAGTGATCATTAAAGTCCATGCTGCCAGTGTAAATCCTATCGACGTGAACATGAGAAGTAAGTGACTGTCATCATTTGCTTGTATTTAACCCTTATATACTGATCCTCTAATTCATCATCAGGTAGTCCTGAAATTATGACAGGTGGATTCTCGAGATACCTGGTGAGATGGCGGAGGAGGGTGGGAATGTGGTGACCACTGGTGCATCTAGACCTGGGTTACCTGTGTGCTTGGAATCTCACTTGTTTCTATGGCAGATCTACAAAAGGATTGAGAGATTTACTAAGTTAGAAGAGAGGACAGAAATATCGCTGATAAATTAAATGattttcagtatattgtattaGTGACTATCTTCCCAGAAATTCTCATCCCTAACAGTGACATTTCCTACGTCTCAATGATGACCTGATAGCACCTCTGTGTTTATGTAATGCTGGAATTTTACTGTACATGTAATGTGTATTGCTCTGCCCCGAACGAATTTCCCTTTGAAAACCGCTAAGCAAATGCCAGGAACCAGGTAGAAATTTGCATCTTCCACTTAACCCATTCCTCCATTATTTTGTAGGTGGCTATGGAGCTAAAAGTCTGAACATGAGTCGGGATCCTTTACATATAAAGACATCTGGAAGTGAATTTCCATTGATCTTGGGCAGAGATGTTTCAGGAATTGTCATGGAATGTGGACTTAATGTGCAGTACTTTAAACCTGGTGATCAGGCAAGTATATGGAAGGAAACTGGTTTCATAATTCATATGTGATACCGTAAGTGGAGTGAAATACACATATCAGAGATGAGACAGTATTTTCTGTTACGGTTACAATGGTACCAAAATAGTACAGAACAATGTAAGAATCCAATGGATGCTATTTAGCAAAATATAATTGTATAGTATTTAAAAGTCTGCCTGACctctttttttaaggggttatccaggattagaaaaaatggGAGCTTTCTTTCACACCTTCACTCCCTCTTTTCAGGcagtaaataacatttatttgtcaCATGCTGGGGCTCAGTCCGATTCAATTGATCAGGAATGAATTGTAGTATTggcatgtgaccaacagatgtgatgtgATTTGCTGGCTGGAGAGATCTGCAGATTGCAGCAACGACCACATTCACTACAGAACTGAAATCTCAGAGATGTTCCTGACTTTGTACATCTTATAATATGCATACTAATTGTATAGTATGACATATATTTCTTCCAATCCTACCAAACTGTAGAGAGCTTTCTATTTAAAGCGGGTGCAGTGCTCGCAAGTGAATGTGAAACAAGCTATttatctaattaattatataataattgtagaatttaaatattttattttgaggccggagttggtaacttttttgaCTGCTCCCCAAATTGTTCTAGACAAACTCcacaactctgactccacagccctgctttaAACAGCTGGTTGTGGTGGTCCCAGTTTTGGGTTCCCCGCTGATCATGTTGAGGTCATAatagccccagagcttatgttgttgtagtttcaaattaaataacaggccaagatcggctaaagccatcctttggcctggagaaccacaagacacagatggtattgtatcaaaatggattctgatttattgttacagaaagttagcatttatacaaacaaaagcaggttggactttgacatgattggttatacataagctgtggcacatgactattggataaggtctgcatctcattattatactccaacctgggatgacctttctcatgacatacagaagaatttacaatatttatgtgtaaaccaacatcttacactaattctagatgtatatatcacagcacgagagataatgatcacatgctatctgtccagtccggtctgtggctaagggtcaactggttatagaacctgttatgagattctcaccacaaacagataaggagttataacccaaccatcaacattccacacgccttatcccctaaaggggtctcttaaactctaaacagacatccttatgaagcttatataagaaaaagcttacaaaatggctgacagaatacaagatggaagatgtgatcctaacaattaCATAGATCACATAGATCtatcataaggataggccatcagcgtGCAAGTAAAACCCCATTAATAGCCATTTACATGCAAATTAATGCAGAAATGAAGGTGATGAAATATCTTTACATGCTAACTCTAACACAAGTGTGGTAACCAACTTTGCTGACTTTATTGACAGGTATGGGCAGCAATCCCTCCATGGAAGCAGGGTACGTTTGCAGAGTTTGTTGTCGCAAGTGCTAATGaggtaaaaatataaaattaccaCTAGTTTTACTTACTTTATATTACATCTTTCTACTTATGAGCCTTTTGAGAATCAAGATTTCAACACTTTattttaatattaaaggggtgaattgtgaattggtgccctaacatatctatctgtggggctgggttgatgaTAAACTCCCCTTAAAGgagttggtcactttcagaccaataatgaggaaccaatgttattgtttgtataataaaaagttgaagAAGAAAATTTTTTAATTAGGTAAGTATACTAACTAGGGATGTTTGAAAGgtaatattttattgaaataattaAAAACCAAATAACCGACACCAAAGTGCCAGACAACACTACAAAAATGATGAGGCTACTAAAGAATCCTCAGATGAGTGTATATTTAGTTTGATCACCACTCACTTGTGGGATTTTAAACTAACCAGCCAAGTAGACCAACCAGTAGACCAGAAGAGACTTTGGACTTATAAGGTACAGGTATATAGTAGATAAGAAGAGACTTTGGACTTGCAATGTACAGGTATATAGTAAATAAGAAGAGTCTTTGtacttgcaagtttttttatgtttgttataGCCACAGCACATTAACCAGACATCTACCTGCGAACTAACTGTGCACCTGGGTgtttattacatgaccatggactgtacatcacatgaccatggacttatttGTATTCATTGGTAGAAAgtagaatgaataacagcaagcaaatCATAAgacattgatacagaaagtatattggaaaattgtacatctttttattagacaaacaataacattggtttcttaatattggtctgaaagtgaccaacccctttaccAGTCTTACCTGTATGATCCAGTCTTGCTGCTCCGATATTGGGTTTTTCTTTTTGTGGCAGAAGTCCTCGCCGGCTGTGGCGTCCCATATcctttgctgaggccaatcagcggcctcagaggtcacatgcgGGGGAACTTCCTCCAGAATTATAAACCAGAGAAGCAAGACTGGACTGTACTgagacaccagggacaggtgagtatgttttatttatttatatttatttatttcacctcccccagcctaattgaatttttttttgttatcctgGGCGACCCCTTTATTGCATTTTCTATTTCCCACACTGCATGAATGACATGTCACTCCTACTTAAAGAGAGTAGTTCTCCTGTTGAAAGTGCAGTGCAGTCTGAAGGGAGTAGTAATGAAGTAGGAGCTCCTAAATAGATTACtatatagttttgtggaaaattgttttttgttttgctctGCTCAGTCTTATTGGCCGTAATTTGTGACTAGCAGTGATTAGCATATTCATGTTCATAAGGAAAGCTGTTACTCATTGTGTAGGACAGCTTATTTTGACGAAGgacagttgtgttcattatgccaCTACagtagtatataccgtatttttcggactataagacgcacccaggttttagaggagaaaaataggggaaaaaaattttcaggcaaaaaatggtaaaatatttaatatatgggagttgtagttttggaacagctgcaaggccacattgacaggtgaccctgcagctgtacggggatgtatagggcgttttttttgtggggccaggtgtactttttagatataccattttgggaaatgtttattgcttagatcaccttttatttaattcagaggcaaaacagagagaaaaacccggcagtttagcacttttgattttgacgttcactgtacataaaaatattagtagaccgggcattttcagacacacagtaatgttatacttttatatgtattctagggaaaggaggtgaacttttatttattttattttttattatatttttttaagtgtttttttttttttttttttttactgttttaatatcccccgcctagggggcttgaacctgcaatcatttgattgcaagtcccatagacggcaatacaagtgtattgccgtctatgggagattctatacattactatcgtggagggtcatagaccagccgcgatagtaatatatatctatgacaagcctcggagccttcattaggctcccagctgtcatcggaacaggtcggctcctgcggcctcgccgtgcaggagccggcctgcatcactaaaggtatggggccggtggggggggctaactgactgccgggacctgtggaggaggagcggatttgcagcatggccacactactgccaccgctggttttcttcagcggcagtagcgcggcaatctgcaggccccggcagataagacagtccccggcatctgctgtaatagaccggcggatgccggggagtgtcttagctgccggggcctgcagtatagtcacgctcctgccgctgaagaaaaccagaggtggcagtagtgcggcaatctgcaggccccggcagctaagacactccccggcatccgccggtctattacagcagatgccggggactgtcttagctgccggggcctgcagattgccgcgctactgccgctgaagaaaaccagcggtggcagtagcgcggccatgctgcaaacccacagtcagactataagacgcaccctcattttcctccgaaatttgggggaaaaaaagtgcgtcttatagtccgaaaaatacggtaagtgtttTAGAAGTAATTTTGGTTGTGGTGGTTGCTTCCAGCACAAAATAGCGCAGCATATAGCATATTAGCATATTTTCTATTGAATTATTATTTTGGGCAGTATTCTAGGTACATTTCAAAGAGAAATGCTGAATTAAGGGTTGTATTAAAATAATTGTGGTTGTTTTCCCATTCTTCTTTTAACACTTTAATTCTCTTATCAAGTAGACTATGTACATGCATAGTAAATCACCCCCAGGACTTTAGTTTGGTGCGGCATGCTTGCAACATAGAGATGGTCTTGTATGTAGGTagataacgctgggttcacacctgcgttcaatgtgtccgtactatggtttccgtcttctgcatggcagaagacggaaaccatagaccgggtccggccgtgcgcggcggtgagcgttttaggctctccgccgcgaaaccggatttttttatccggacacagagtactgcatgtccgactctgtgtccggattataaaacccggtttcgcggcggagagcgcaaaacgctcactgccgcgcacggccggacagctttctcacccattcaaatgaatgggtgagaaagtctcctgcaggcttccgtctcctgcatctgttttatgcaggaaacggaaacctgcaataaggaaagaagaacgcagatgtgaacgagcactgGTATTTTTATGTTCTTTATGATATGAAAGGCTTTAATAATCTTATCAAATAGCACTGCATAGATCTCTGATCTAAGAGAAAATGATGAATTGTACATTTGTGGTGTGTGATTTATTTTTAGGTATCCTTGAAGCCAAAGTCACTCAGTCATACAGAAGCTGCATCTTTACCCTATGTAGTACTTACTGCATGGGCAGCCCTTGTTAATAGCTGCGGTCTGAGTAAAGAAAAGTGTCCTGGGAAACGGTAAGTCTCTTAAAAGTCTATCAAAGTAAACATTTACAAAAACTGATATGAAGTCATAATTGTTGCCTTCATGTTCCATAGGAAGTGCAGGACAGGTAGTAACAAGTTGAATCAGGTTCCCCTGTagctagtgattggctgagcCATAATTTCCTTTGTGTTGAGAGGGACCAGAAAGGAGAAACCTACAGGggaccagtgttttttttttttttttttcaattataatTTAATATCAGTCAGATTTGGATTTGCTTTTGGATAATAACATTTGATACTCAATATATGCATGGCTTGCTTGAGAGTCAGGATCATTTGGGTGTTTAATTACGAGCTAAAGGATATGTTActatctgtatactcctgctGTCAGGATTATTGATATGTGACTAATcaaaattcagtggcatggcATGTAAAA is part of the Leptodactylus fuscus isolate aLepFus1 chromosome 3, aLepFus1.hap2, whole genome shotgun sequence genome and encodes:
- the RTN4IP1 gene encoding NAD(P)H oxidoreductase RTN4IP1, mitochondrial, whose product is MNIVCRKSLLHLCRRASIIADAGKYRGIHSSCRRNTIMPAWTIDKYGNNDVLRFNENVLFPIIHYPNEVIIKVHAASVNPIDVNMRSGYGAKSLNMSRDPLHIKTSGSEFPLILGRDVSGIVMECGLNVQYFKPGDQVWAAIPPWKQGTFAEFVVASANEVSLKPKSLSHTEAASLPYVVLTAWAALVNSCGLSKEKCPGKRVLIIGASGGVGTAAIQLLKSWGAHVTAVCSGNAATLMKDLGADDIIDYTVARLPDQLKTRDQFDVILDNVGGTSEELALQYLKPWSGATFVTLVTPFLYNNDRLGIADGMMRTGVTLASKVMKHYYKGIHYRWGFFTANGPALDEIGELVDGGKIRPVVEDVFPFSKVPQAFQKLEAGHTRGKTVIQIVDPEK